In Ruminiclostridium papyrosolvens DSM 2782, the following proteins share a genomic window:
- a CDS encoding YlmC/YmxH family sporulation protein, with amino-acid sequence MRRASSLKEKEVINVSDGTRLGMVSDVEINLNEGRIEGIVVPIPGKWFGLFGKDNEYIIPWESIIKVGDEIILVEMNENIVRKFLE; translated from the coding sequence ATGAGAAGAGCAAGCAGCCTGAAGGAGAAGGAAGTTATAAATGTTTCGGATGGTACACGACTGGGAATGGTCTCAGATGTTGAAATAAACCTGAATGAAGGAAGAATAGAGGGTATAGTAGTACCGATACCGGGTAAATGGTTTGGTCTGTTCGGAAAGGACAATGAATACATAATTCCATGGGAAAGCATAATAAAGGTTGGTGACGAAATAATACTGGTTGAAATGAATGAGAATATTGTCAGAAAGTTTTTAGAATGA
- the sigG gene encoding RNA polymerase sporulation sigma factor SigG, with product MLINKVEICGVNTSKLPVLTNEQKKVLFERMHKGDNSARDEFINGNLRLVLSVIQRFNNRGEYVDDLFQVGCIGLIKAIDNFDVSQNVKFSTYAVPMIIGEIRRYLRDNNSIRVSRSLRDIAYKALQAKERLTTQNSKEPTIAELAQELQLPKEDIVFALDAIQDPISLFESVYHDGGDAIYVMDQVSDDKNIDENWLETISLKEAMRKLNDREKLILNLRFFEGRTQMEVADEIGISQAQVSRLEKTALMHMKKYI from the coding sequence ATGCTTATCAATAAAGTTGAAATATGTGGCGTTAATACATCTAAACTTCCTGTTCTTACTAACGAACAGAAAAAAGTACTATTTGAAAGAATGCATAAAGGCGATAATTCTGCTAGAGATGAGTTTATAAATGGAAATCTCAGGCTTGTATTAAGTGTTATTCAGAGATTTAATAATAGAGGAGAATATGTAGATGATTTGTTTCAGGTAGGCTGCATAGGTTTAATAAAAGCTATAGATAATTTTGATGTAAGTCAGAATGTCAAGTTCTCAACTTATGCAGTCCCCATGATAATAGGAGAAATCAGAAGGTATCTCAGGGACAATAACTCCATAAGAGTCAGCCGTTCATTGCGAGATATTGCATATAAGGCATTACAGGCAAAGGAGAGGCTTACAACACAAAATTCAAAGGAGCCTACAATCGCAGAACTGGCTCAGGAGCTTCAACTTCCAAAGGAGGATATTGTTTTTGCATTGGATGCGATTCAAGACCCTATATCGTTGTTTGAGTCCGTCTACCATGACGGAGGAGATGCCATTTACGTAATGGACCAGGTCAGTGATGACAAGAATATTGACGAAAATTGGCTTGAAACGATTTCTCTGAAGGAAGCCATGCGTAAACTCAATGATAGGGAAAAACTGATTCTCAATCTCAGATTCTTTGAAGGAAGAACTCAAATGGAAGTTGCAGATGAAATAGGAATCTCTCAAGCACAGGTATCAAGGCTTGAAAAGACAGCATTAATGCATATGAAGAAGTACATTTAA
- the sigE gene encoding RNA polymerase sporulation sigma factor SigE, which yields MNFVSRCKMYLLIKYETLLRKFKIGSVFPVHYIGGSEALPPPLTLDEETYLLNKLEQSDYGVKSILIERNLRLVVYIARKFENTGVGVEDLISIGTIGLIKAINTFNPSKNIKLATYASRCIENEILMYLRRNNRVKAEISIDEPLNIDWDGNELLLSDILGTDNDMIHRSIEDEVDKELLAAAMKKLSVREKKIMELRFGLSNGVEKTQKEVADMLGISQSYISRLEKRIISRLKKEISRMT from the coding sequence ATGAATTTTGTATCCAGGTGTAAGATGTACTTACTTATCAAGTACGAAACGCTATTAAGAAAATTTAAGATTGGAAGTGTCTTTCCCGTACATTACATAGGAGGCAGTGAGGCTTTGCCGCCGCCTCTTACCCTTGACGAAGAGACATACCTTCTTAATAAGCTTGAACAAAGCGATTATGGTGTTAAAAGTATTTTAATTGAACGAAATCTCAGACTGGTTGTTTATATCGCAAGAAAGTTTGAAAACACAGGTGTAGGAGTAGAGGATTTGATTTCCATCGGTACTATAGGTTTGATAAAGGCTATAAATACCTTTAATCCTTCAAAAAATATCAAGCTTGCAACATATGCTTCAAGATGTATTGAAAATGAAATTCTCATGTATTTGAGAAGAAACAATAGGGTTAAGGCCGAAATATCTATTGATGAACCTTTAAATATCGATTGGGATGGTAATGAACTTCTGCTGTCGGATATACTTGGAACCGACAATGACATGATTCATAGGAGTATTGAGGACGAGGTTGACAAGGAACTTCTTGCTGCGGCAATGAAAAAATTATCAGTAAGAGAGAAGAAAATAATGGAACTCCGCTTCGGACTTTCTAACGGCGTTGAAAAAACTCAAAAAGAAGTGGCAGACATGCTGGGCATATCACAGTCTTATATTTCCAGACTTGAAAAAAGAATTATCAGCAGACTAAAAAAAGAGATTAGCAGGATGACCTAG
- the spoIIGA gene encoding sigma-E processing peptidase SpoIIGA: MEIYLDVLILENLVINYLILYVTAKFSKYRTSTLRLFLGAIIGALYVGIIIIEPDIKVFYTTVAKILLSFFIIAVTFFPRSIMTFIKTLVIFYISTFIFAGAALAFLFFNDQGGFVKNGIVYVFGQSKWSLMFFSLVTVGIIIKIFMEVIQSKFTRENLLIPVKITFDNRKIGFPALVDTGNSLKDPLTNNPVMVVEFNALEELLPIEIKDIFKNSKEDDLSCVTTTISTSKWFSRFRLIPFSSLGKENGMLIGFKPDFIEIGEEEEKRDVKNVIVGIYNKSLSRNEKYKALLGPELVA, from the coding sequence GTGGAAATTTATTTGGATGTTCTTATACTTGAAAATTTGGTTATCAATTATCTTATTCTATATGTTACTGCAAAGTTTTCCAAATACAGAACCAGTACTTTGCGATTATTTTTAGGCGCGATAATAGGTGCCTTATATGTTGGTATAATCATAATTGAACCTGATATAAAGGTATTTTACACTACAGTAGCAAAAATACTTTTGTCCTTTTTTATAATTGCTGTAACCTTTTTCCCGAGGAGTATTATGACATTTATAAAAACATTGGTAATCTTTTACATTTCAACTTTTATATTTGCCGGTGCGGCACTTGCGTTCTTGTTTTTCAATGACCAGGGAGGTTTTGTGAAAAACGGTATTGTTTATGTTTTTGGACAATCGAAGTGGAGTTTGATGTTTTTTTCACTTGTTACTGTAGGTATAATCATAAAAATATTTATGGAAGTTATTCAAAGTAAATTTACAAGAGAGAATCTTCTGATACCGGTAAAGATTACCTTTGATAACAGAAAGATTGGGTTTCCTGCTTTAGTAGATACCGGTAATTCATTAAAGGACCCTTTAACAAATAATCCTGTAATGGTTGTAGAATTTAACGCATTAGAAGAACTACTGCCCATAGAGATAAAGGATATCTTTAAAAATTCAAAAGAAGACGATTTAAGCTGTGTAACTACAACAATTTCAACTTCTAAGTGGTTTTCAAGATTCAGGTTGATACCCTTTAGCTCATTAGGCAAGGAAAACGGAATGCTTATAGGGTTTAAACCTGATTTTATTGAAATAGGTGAGGAAGAAGAAAAAAGGGATGTAAAAAATGTGATTGTAGGTATATACAACAAGTCCCTATCAAGGAATGAAAAGTACAAGGCACTGCTTGGTCCGGAACTGGTTGCGTAG